The genomic stretch GAGAAATTAATTAGAGTGTTCACTATggaaacactattttaaaatcgATGCTGGCTGTTATGTTAACTTCGGAAGGCGATTTTCCAGGGACCTTGTGCCTGGGGAGGTGGTTGCAGGCTGAGCTGTGCTCAGGCTGGCTGGGGTCGGTTCCCCGCTCTGCCTGGGTTGACACTGAACCAGGAGTCCTGGTGCATCTCCACGCTCGTTTCTTGACTTGTAGTCTTCAACTATTCTGATGTAAAAATGTCCAGATTTCTAAGGCAGAGGACCTTAGAACCAATACATTGTATATTAagatactatatattatattaattatatattaagacTTAACTATACATTAAGACTGTAGTGAGTAAAGCATGTAACAAGGTAATACTAGTGCCATTTACACTCTGTGAAGAAAATACAATTCGATCGAAATGCTCCACCATCTAGGGATCCTGGGTGTGGGTTTTTTGTTCATTACATTAACCACAGCACAGCTAACTGGTGGCGGATCCGGAGCACCAGAGGTCAAGGGTGCCATGTCCACTGGCTTCTGGGAGTTTCAATGGGCTCTGTCATCAGAATACAAGCCACAGAACACAAAATAAGGAGACCCCCAATCTAGAAACCAAGGCTTAGGAGAGAGCCCCACAAATCAGATAGTGACAAACTTTCACTGGATTAATAAGATcctgggttcctttttctttgaagaCACTTTGGAAACGGATTGCATTGCTATggacattttatagaaaaaaattatttacacagCACTACCTGCTGCAAACAAAGTGCTTCAGGCCACCTGTTCTTGCCCTGTGCTTACCAGCGACAAGACAAGAGAGGaattaatatatgcattttttttattatggtacaCTATACATGACACAAAATctgtcattttaaccatttttaagtatacaattaaGTGGCAGTTAAGTATATCCACAATATTGTGTGTCCATCGTCACCAACTGTCTGTTTTCAGGACATTTTTATCATCCCACACATAACCTCCAACCCATTACAACTAAGTCCCACGCCCTCTTGCCCCAGTCCCCGCACCCATATTCTACTCTCTGAAGATGAGTCCTCTAGAGACCACATGTAGGTGGAGTTGTAGAATATTTATCGTTTTGTGACCGGCTTACATCACTGAGCCtaatgtcctcagggttcatccatgttggagCAGGTGCCAGAATGTCCTTCCTCTTttcaggctgaataatatttcattatacagatgtgccacattttctttatccgcTCCTCCACTGAGGCACATGTGGGTGCTCCTATCCTCTGGCTAtcgtgagtaatgctgctatgaacatggtcATGCAAACATCTGCTACAGTCcatgctttcaattctttgggggtATACACCCAGCAGTGGAAGTGTAGGGTCACAATAGGAAATCCTGCTTAATTTGCAGGGGAACCACCTACTGATATCTCCCCAGACATGCAGGAGGTTTCCCACTTCTCCATCCTTACCAACCTTGTAAtctcccttttaaaatatttttttttgttgataaTGGCTGTCCTAACGGGTGTGAATTACTCTACTGGGTAATTGGAGCAGAGAACCAATCAGCACGGTGGCTTCACTCCTGGGACCACCGGTCACTTCTGCTGGGGACTGTGCGCCCTGCAGGAGAGGGAGTGCGGGGGGCTGATAGATGCTACTCTGAGGGTGCACATCACCTCTGGTCTCACCCTTGGCTCCTCAGGTGAGGCCTCCCCACCTTTTCTAAACACTGTGTGCTTTACTGATTTCATGAGACCCATGAGGAAAGACAAACAGAATCAGTTGGTAATTCTGAGATGTTTACACCAAAATGAttcagccttttatttattttttaattaatttatttgagaaagaaagagaggagcacaagcagggggtaggggcagagggagagggagaagcaggctccccgttgagcagggagaccgacatgaggctggattccaggaatctaggctcatgacctgagctgaaggcaggtgccccagtatgccccattttgttttatttattttttagaaaatattttactttattttgaaagactttgtttatctatttgacagagagagagtgcaggagcagggggaggagcagagggagagggagaagcaggatcctcattgaacagggagccccatgtgttcaaccccaggagcctgagatcatgacttgagccaaaggcagatgcttaacctactgagccccccagatgcccccagtAAGCTCTCTTTTGCTAAAATTGCAGATCCTTTCCTTTGCTGGATACCCACtgtttggctgttatgaataacgATGCTGTGAACATCTGTGAACGTACAGCTTCATTTTTCTGGGGCAGATTCTGGGGAGTGGGCTTGCTGGTGGGCGCAGAAGCTGTGAGTAACCTTGGGAGAAACCAGCCGGCTTCGGCTGCACCAGCGAGTGCTCTTGCCTGATTAATTTTCTGTCTGCCTGCATGCCCTCCGCCTCAGCGAGCAGTGGTGCCCCGCCCTGAGGATGACGGGCATGGGAGGCCCCGGGAGTGGCCCAAAGAGGAGCTGGGCAGGTGACTGGCTGAACTACCCGGACCGAGGGCCCCGAAACCAGCCACCTGCCGTGGCGGGCGCTCACTGTGCAGAAGGACGGTCATCGGAAATTTCATCCCATAGGCCATTAGCTTCCATCTCTGGAGACCTATTTTGCAGCCAGGTCCCCTTGGCAGGACCATGATGCCACAAAACTCCAAATCAGAGGTTTTAGGGAGCATGCTTTTTTTCCTGGTGGGGTTTCTGATTACGGCACTCAATCCACAAGCCTGCGGGCGAAGTGAGGTGGGCATGGAGCTCTGGAAGGCATGTTAGGAGAATGGcagctccccttccctctgcctacttCCCACGTGGCCCAGCAATGAGgggcccctccacctgctccctccctccctttcttggTATCTTGTCTTCTTTCACACATGCAAACCTTATGCCTTTGAGGATATTTTTCACAGCAGAGCTGGAGCCTCTATGTTGTTTCTCCCATTTGTTTCAATCCCATTTCACGTTACAAGCACACCCTGCTCTTGCTGTGGAGGTTGCAGAGTTGCGTCCTCTGACTGCACCTACCCTGCTGATCCCACCCCTTGGGCTCTGTCATGGGCTCCCACCTTGAGCTCTTGAGCCTGGAAGGGAAGTGGCCTCTGATCCCTGATCTGTGACCAGTAGCAGGCACACGCTTCAGTCCCTGCCCCCACATCTCCGCCTGGTGTATGTGTGGCTTCCAGGCTCTACCCccgacccccagccccagggtcaGTGAGCACCCAGATTCCTGGACAATCTTGCACAAGGAAGAGCTGTTAGGGCTTCTTAGACTCTAGCGTGGCTCAGATCCTTACCCTATGAtcatggtgataatgatgatagtAATTGTCGGGCTCAGGCTGAATTATGCAAGAAGGGTTTCCAGGGGAATATTAGCTGGTGAGGGAGAGGGGGATGTAGCCAGGGTCCCCAAAATTGTCACCTGGGTTTCTTCTCGGTCAGGGAACTTGCAGGCAAAACAAACCAGCTCTATGTGATGtgtcaaatttgttttttaaaaattagctattGTTGTATTAGAGtacaaatattaaatgataaaaatttctgAGAGTGCTACTTAACTCCATCTCAAAAGAGAtcaattatattttgcttttcaatgATACCCACTCAGGCAACAAGTTGCTTTGACTAGTAGCTCATGACTGCTGGGAATTCCACTCTAGAAGAAAATACCCTCTATTGCCAGCTGAACGTCTTTATCGATAAActgcatatattttcaaattatagtGCGATATTTATACAGAGACTAAAATGTAAATCGTTCACTTGtaagattaatatataaataatatttaccaaAACTGCTTTGAGAAATGTGGCTTAATGACTCAAATTCAGTAAAAGATTAGTCTCTTAAGAACATTTCTTTCACACTAATAGGAGAGAATCCAAACATTCTGTGAATAGAAAGTCCCACATTTCTTGGTGTGTCCTGGGGAGTCTAATATTCTATACTTAGATCTGGAGAAGTGGTCCATGAAGGAGCTCATGGCTGAGCCCGGCACGTAAAGCTCGAGGAACCCCAGTGCAGGGAGGGGCTCCCTGCACCCAGTGGCTTCACTGATggtcgggtgggggtgggggtgggcagggccacCTGGCAGCTGGGAGGCCCGCCTGGAGAGGGGGGTTCAGcggtgctctgaggcccaggcccaggcccacctggagaggggggttcagcggtgctctgaggcccaggcccaggcctggagaggggaGTTCAAtggtgctctgaggcccaggcccaggctcacCTGGAGAGGGGGTTTCAGcggtgctctgaggcccaggcccaggcctggagagcGGAGTTCAGCGGTGCTCTGAggtccaggcccaggcccacctggagaggggggttcaggcagtgctctgaggcccaggcccaggcccacctggagagggGGTTCAGtggtgctctgaggcccaggcccaggcctggagaggggggttcagcggtgctctgaggcccaggctcaggcccacctggagagggGGGTTCAGTGGTGCTCTgaagcccaggcccaggcctggagagcGGAGTTCAGtggtgctctgaggcccaggcccaggcctggagagcGGAGTTCAGCAGTGCTCTGAGGTAcaggcccaggcccacctggagagggGGGTTCAGCAGTGCTCTgagggccaggcccaggcccacctggagagggGGGTTCTGCagtgctctgaggcccaggcccaggcccatctggagaggggggttcagcagtgctctgaggcccaggcccaggcccatcTGGAGAGGGGTGTTCAGcggtgctctgaggcccaggcccaggcctggagaggggggTTCAGCAGTGCTCTGAGGCCcaagcccaggcctggagaggggggttcagcggtgctctgaggcccaggcccaggcccacctggagaggggggttcagtggtgctctgaggcccaggcccaggcctggagaggggggTTCAGTGGTGCTCTGAAGCCcaagcccaggcctggagaggggggTTCAGCGGGGCTCTGAGGCCcaagcccaggcctggagaggggggttcagcggtgctctgaggcccaggcccaggcccacctggagaggggggttcagcagtgctctgaggcccaggcccaggcccacctggagagggGTGTTCAGtggtgctctgaggcccaggcccatgCCCACCTGGAGAGGGGTGTTCAACGGTGCTCTGAGGCCCAGTCCCAGGCTCACCTGGAGAGCGGAGTTCAGCGGTGCTCTGAGGCCAAGGCCCAGTcccaggcccacctggagagCGGAGTTCAGtggtgctctgaggcccaggcccaggcctggagaggggggttcagtggtgctctgaggcccaagcccaggcctggagaggggggttcagtggtgctctgaggcccaggcccaggcccacctggagagCGGAGTTCAGcggtgctctgaggcccaggcccaggcctggagaggggggttcagcggtgctctgaggcccaagcccaggcccacctggagaggggggttcagtggtgctctgaggcccaggcccaggcccacctggagaggggggttcagcagtgctctgaggcccaggcccaggcccacctggagagggGAGTTCAGCGGTGCtttgaggcccaggcccaggccctggcctggagaggggggttcagtggtcctctgaggcccaggcccaggcccacctggagagggGTGTTCAGcggtgctctgaggcccaggcccaggccgggAGAGGGGGGTTCAGCGATGCTCTGacgcccaggcccaggcccaggccttgagaggggggttcagtggtgtctgaggcccaggcccaggcctggagaggggggttcagtggtgccctgaggcccaggcccacTCCTGGGGAGGGACCACCGGGGCTCGGCTCTTGGTCTCCAAGCAGGTTAGGAGAAGCTCCCGGGGGTGTGGTGGCTCCCATGACCTCTTGCAGGGGCTTCACCACTTCTGGCACCCTTGCTGTCCCCGTCTCTGGCCGTGGGGGCCCGGCTCTGGCTCCGTTCAGGTCTCGAGCCACAGGAGTCAGCTCCTTCACCGTGGAGTCGGGCCGCACCTTGCTGTGAGCGGCCGCAGGGCCGGGAACCTTCACCGGCCCTTCCTCCCGCCGGGCGTTCTCCAGAGACTTCCCGACCAGCGCACACTCCTTCTTGGCCGCGTAAAGCTTGTCAACGAGTTGGCATTTCTCCTCGATCTGCTCAGCCCGAGTGTCCGCGAGCCACCTCTCGCGTCTTCTGTAAAGCCGACTTCTAAGGGCCCGGATGAGCCGGAGCGTCAAGAAGAGACCCGTCAAGACGCCGACGATGGGCAGACACGCCTCGGTCTCCGCCGGCGGCTGTGAGGGGAGCCGTGGACAcagggccctgggcagcagcGTCGCCACCACCTGGCCCAGCTGCCCGAGGAGCAGCCCCACGCCACGCTGCGGAGGACGGCGGCCCCTCCATGGCACCGCCCCACGCAGGGTCCGCCCGGTCACCGTGGGGCCCGCAGCCACCACACAGCCCACGGAACCCCCAACATTCCACCCGGAACCCAGCCGGCAACGGCTCGCTCATAGGTCAGTCACCTGGCGGGTGGTGGGAGGCGATCTACAAATAAAATGTGCCCCCCCCGTTACTCTGGGATGGCCGTTCTTCCTCACCTCCTTGTCTATGTTTTTGtatcaatttaaaattaaaatatagtgaaGATGCCAAACTTAAGTGTATGACTTGacaaatttttgaaatgtatcaCCCCCTACATTTTCCAAAAACTCTTTCAATGTACAAACTATACTCGTCAACACAGAACGGAGCCCGCTAACATTTCAATTGGAGTGCGACCAGCCTGGGCACAGGCAgcctgctttttgtttgtttttgtttttgtttttagtgttagaggtagagttcagtgactcatcagttgtatataacatccaatgctcatcacatcacatgctctccttactgcccatcaccctgttactccatcccccacccacctcccctccagcgaccctgtttgtttcctagagttaagagtctcttatgatttgcctccctctcagttcactttgttttatttttctttcctttcccctgtatttgtctgttttgtctcttaaactccacatgagtgaaatcatacaattgtctttctctgaccgacttatttcacttagcattatactctctacttctattcaacatcatTGCaaaagatttcatcctttttgatggctgagtgatgtTCCACTGTaggtatacaccacatcttctttatccatccatctgttgatggacacctgggctctttccatgatTTGGTTATTGAGGACATTGACTGGCAGCCTGTTTTAATGTCAATGAAATACCTCTAGTTTGCGTTGACTGAACATCCTGGTGAGGCAAATCACAATATGCACTTTGATAGCTATTTCTTGCTCAGAGTAATGTTTTTGAGATCCACATGTTTTTATTCAAATGAGCAGTTCATCTtgttttttaaggctgagtaatttGTCCTTGTAAGAATATATCACAAGATATCCATTCTCTTAATAATGAACATTTGGGTTCATTCAAGTATTCTATATGAATGAAGATATTGTCAATACTTAtgctcatgtctttttttttaataaatcaatttttttttcatttgccccAGGTGAAGAATATCTGGGGGTAGAAGTAGTGGTGGAAATATgctaaattctcttttattttgaaactgaGTACTTGAGGTATAACTTATGTCATCCATCCACGTCCTTAGTACacattctttgattcttttctttgtaCAGAATTGTGTCTCAGTCACAATCTCATCTTGGGACAATTCTGCTGCCGTGGAAAGATCCCTCCATCTTTCCAGCATTGGTTCCATTTGACACAGTCTGCCCATCTGTCTTTGAGATATATCCATCACTTCAATTCCAGAGCGACACACTCTGCTGTGTTTATAGTTGTGTGtttctattgttgttgttgttgttgttgtgtgtacTCCTCTGGCCCCACTGGCCTTTCCTTCTATGTCTCCTATActggtttctgtttttctcccaatCCTTTCAGCATCAGTTTTCACCCAGGATTTAGTCATGGAACCACTTTCCTTCCTTAGCATCTCATCGCCTTTCTAATCTCATCGGTGTGGTGGCTTTAACATCAAACTGTCCTAACTTATATGATCATTCATCCTTTTCATACAGCCCAGACTCACACCCACCCAGCTGCCTCCACGGCATCTCCATGGAGCATCTGTTGTGCCAGAACCCAACTAGACGTCCCCTCGAACCTGTTGTCCCTCATTTCTCCCTTCCTGTGACACAGCTCCATCCTGACAGGGCAGCACTGAGGTCACCCAGGAGCTGCTCCTCACTCATTGGAGCTTCAGAAACTCTGGGTGGTGACACCAGCCCTCTGTGGGGTGACAAATCTATCAGAGGATTCTTGAGTCTGAGACCCCTGGATGGATGTAGTGTGGCCGCTGGTGGCTTTGCTTCTCAGCCTTGAGACCATGGAGGCCATCTGGGGTTCTAGCTGTCTTCATATCAATGTCCCTGTATCATCATTGAGTCTCCACATGAAGAAGTAATACACAGAATTCATATGCATAAATATTGAACCAACATAGGCTGTATGAGTAGTCAGTATATCTAATTATGTAATTGGATACAAATCTAATTTGTACAAAACATAAGACATAATGCATCCATGGTAAAGAGcaataatacatataattaatatataaatatacaaatataggCTATATATTTATCTGTAAATCATAATGCATATCTGCATGAAGGGAACAGTATCTATAATTAGCATAATCAATATTATACCAATATAGgtcatatatattaatatatatgtttacacatatataattatgtgtaAATCATAATGAATAATGTAgtagataatatgtaaataatgacGTAACATAATGTAACTAATatcatacataatttatatatgctaaaatatttttgaaaatgattaagAGGGTAAACGTTTGTAATATAGTCAAACCCATGCAGAGCTTggcagaaaaaaatctaaattaaaaatagcccaaactgggtggctcaatgaagtatctgccttaggctcaggtcataatcccagagtcctgggattgagtcccacatggggctccctggtcagcagagGGATTGCTCTGCTCATCCCACTTGTGCTCtcgctcttaaataaataaataaataaaatccttaaaaaaatagccaaaacaatcatGTGAGCCCCAAAAGATGAGTCTGAGGTTCCAAGCGGAGCCTCTGAGAGAAAGGCATGAGCAAGCTCTGCTGAGGCTCAGGTACACAAGCTGACCACCGCCATCAAGGTCTGGGCATATCTCACCACTTAGGTTCAGAGCAAATCAGTCAATTGAAGGCAAAAGTTTGGCACTCTCTCCACCAACCTAGACCCAAAGCCTTGAGGAGCCATTTGCAAAACAGTAAAACCCAAAGCTGGCGCAGCTGCCATGAACCTGGTGTGCTCCTACTGATCGCTGCCGGCAGTGAAACCCCATAGGGAACCTCAAGGAAGCCACTTGGCAGACAAGAGCTGAGAAATCTGTATTCCCTTGTGGTTTCTACTGGGAAACCATTCAGTGAAACAAAAGAAGCCGGATGTCCAAAGGCTTCCATCATGGCACTGTTTACAACATTCATATACTAGAAACAATCAAAGTGTCCATGGATAGGGGAGCCTGAGGAAATGACATTTTCTCGACTCCacagaacattattcagccatgaaatgCATTTGTGAAGATCATATGATAAAATGAGATGTCTCTAAAAATATCCTTTTGAGGAAGAGTGAGCACAAATTGGTTTCCATGTAAACCTTGACATGCATTTGGTCAAGGAATTGATGGGAATACAGAATCCACTAAAATTTTTCTGAATGAATTAATCCTTCAGGAAAAGCTACAATTTATTCTACAAGTGAAGTAAGGCTCTCACATATTTTAATCCAGCAACTGTCTCTGGCCCGCTGTGGCCTCCCAGACATTCCTTCGAGTGCTGGTCCTGGCCTGGCagctctctccctgtttctcccaccccccagcctcgcCCCCCTGGACTCCTCTCTTTGAAGCAAGAACTGGTTTGCTTCCTGCAGAGTCTGTTCTCAGAGTGCACAAAAatccttccccttcctgctccaTCTTCCCCACCCGGGCCAGCACATCCACAGCTTTCCCACAGTTTacttcttcccctctctgtgtGCACAGTAGATACCGGCCCCTCTTACCTCGGCAATAATAAAAACCCCTCATGCTAGCCCTGCCTGGCACTTGTGGTTTGCTGCCCGGTCACCATGGCAACGGTACAAGAAGGTGCTAGTTGTGTCTCGTTCTCCTTCCACAGAGGGGAACTGAGCAGGGGCGGGACTGGAATAAGGATTCCCCTGTCTCCTTGTGTGATTGTGCTTATAGGGTGCTGGGGTCAGGCTGGCTGTGCATGAATTCCTGCTTGGCCACCCACTAGCCGGGTCACCTTGTAAAGTCACTCAACCTCCCCTGGCTTCAGTATCCTCCTCACCTGTCCAATGGGTACGACTTACAGGATGGGGTCATCGAGATTGGATGGGCCTACATATAGGGCTCTCAGCCCAAGGCCTGAACAGCAAGGAGCAGGGCAGTGGGATCACTGAGGATGCAGGTTGAGTGGCTCTCACCCCATTGCTCACATGGTTGTGGGCGGCTGGAGGGGCCTGGATGGAGGGACAACATCTGGGCCTTAGAAGTAAGGAAACAGCACTTGTGGAGAGGTGCTGACACCTCTTGTGGAGAGCTTTCGGGGAGCCAGCCCCGTGCAGGCCTGCCCCTGGGATAGGACTTGGGGAACTGTCCGTAGTGCTGAACTGTTGGGTTCAACCGTTTTGGCACCAGGTTTCCACTGTCAGGGGACCTGTTACAGAGTCATCTCATCCCACGAACCTTCCTACACTCAGAATTTGAGAGTGCAcaccttgggatccctgcagAGAGCACATCTGCCACCTcaggctcccccgccccccaggcctggTGCCCAACCCCTCTACTAGTTCTACGTGTGGCTCGTGTTTTTTCCCATCTGAATGTCCCCtgctctcattctgtctctcccGGGTGTCCAGCTATCCACCTCTTCCCACGCTGTCGTCAGCAATAAACTTCTGTTCCCAGCCTCCTCACAGGATGGCCCCAACCTCTGGCTTTCGTGAAGTTGAACCCACCCCTTCCCCGCCCTCTGTTGTGGTTGCTCCCTTTCCCCACCTATGCCTAAGGGGCATCTCCATGGACCTCCTGCTCCCATCCACTTCCCTGGGATGTGCATCCCCAAGAATCCAGGCTGCCACCTCCCCAGGTCCTCAAGACCACTGGGCCTGCATGTGGTCCTCCTACAGTGGCCATTTCCATCTCTGTCCTTCCTTGCTCCAGCCTATTGCCTGCCTGTTAGCCTGCCTTCctcttgccctccctcccccacctgcacCTTTGATGAGTCTCCATCTAATGATTCACTTTCTTCCCAGTTCATATGCAGCAGatggacacagagaaaagcagcccTGTGCACTGAGGGATGCCACAGAGTCATGGGGAGGGGGCACATATGCCTGCAGCAAGCTTCCTGTTCCTCGTGGTTGGCAGCGTCCCCTGTTCCCCTCGGCAGGCATTAATCATTCCGCCTCAACTCAAATTCCTTATTGAAATGGACCCTTCTCACTTTTTAAGTACAAACTTCGCTTTCATGTTGCAGAGAAAATCAGGTGTAACATCCAAATCAAGCATAACTCTGGCCCAGCTCCTCTTGCCCTGCCCAGCTCGCCCTCCATCACTCATCACTGCCAGGCTCCTGCACCTCTGGCTTCCCATGAGTTTGGCCAATAGAGGGCACCTACAGGAGATGGGAGAGCAGGAGACAGGGAC from Canis lupus dingo isolate Sandy chromosome 1, ASM325472v2, whole genome shotgun sequence encodes the following:
- the LOC112643651 gene encoding uncharacterized protein LOC112643651; amino-acid sequence: MAVVSLSSRCRLGSGWNVGGSVGCVVAAGPTVTGRTLRGAVPWRGRRPPQRGVGLLLGQLGQVVATLLPRALCPRLPSQPPAETEACLPIVGVLTGLFLTLRLIRALRSRLYRRRERWLADTRAEQIEEKCQLVDKLYAAKKECALVGKSLENARREEGPVKVPGPAAAHSKVRPDSTVKELTPVARDLNGARAGPPRPETGTARVPEVVKPLQEVMGATTPPGASPNLLGDQEPSPGGPSPGVGLGLRAPLNPPLQAWAWASDTTEPPSQGLGLGLGVRASLNPPLPAWAWASEHR